ACAGCAGAGTGATTGGGACCAAGAGCTTTCTCATCAATTGCCAACGCGCGCTTGTAGAGCGGCTCGGCCTCTGCGTACTGGCCTTGGATTCTGTAGAGCTCGGCTAGGTTGTTCAGGCTCTGGGCCACATCGGGATGATTGGGGCCGACGTTTTTCTCGGCTACTTCGAGGGCCTTCTTGGCGACAACGACGGCACGGTCATATTTGCCCGTACGATAAAGCTCCATGACCTCCTGATTAAGGATGTCCCATTCAATGCCTGCGCCCTGCGCGAACACGGGCGGTGTGGCCAGCAACAAGAGCAAAAAAGCCGTTGTAATTGTCAGTATGTATTTCATTGGTTGTTGCGTCCTGTCTTACGGCTAACAAGTGAGTAAATAGTTTTTCTGCTAAATATTAATTTATGTAATATCAAATGAAATAACAATAAAAG
The window above is part of the candidate division KSB1 bacterium genome. Proteins encoded here:
- a CDS encoding tetratricopeptide repeat protein; translated protein: MKYILTITTAFLLLLLATPPVFAQGAGIEWDILNQEVMELYRTGKYDRAVVVAKKALEVAEKNVGPNHPDVAQSLNNLAELYRIQGQYAEAEPLYKRALAIDEKALGPNHSAVATDLNNVALLYYTQGQYAEAEPLYKRALAITEKALGPDHPDVATSLNNLAVLYYTQGQYAQAE